The segment CAGCGAGTCGTAGCCCTCCCGGACCTGCATGATGAACTCGTGCGCATGGGCCTGGCGGGCCGCCTCGATCACCTCGGCGTCGCTGGCCTCCAGGCGTCCGTAACGGATGTTTTCGCGCAGCGTGCGGTGAAACAGCCCCGGATCCTGCGGGATCAGGCTCAACTGCGCGTGCAGTGAATCCTGCGTCATCGCACGGATGTCGACGCCGTCGATCAGGATCGCGCCGGCCTGCGGGTCGTACAGGCGCAGGATCAGGCTGACGAAGCTCGACTTGCCCGAGCCCGACAAGCCGACCAGGCCGACGCGCTGGCCGGCCGGTATGCGCACACTGAGCCCGTCGAACACCTTGCGCGCCGGGGTGTAGCCGAACTCGACCGCGCGGAATTCGATCTCGCCGCGCCGGATCGGTACTGGCCGCGCCTGCGGGAGATCCACCAGCTCGTGCGCGCGCACGATGGTGTGCACGCCGTTCGAGACGTTACCGATGTACTCGAAGAATTCGAGGAAACGCCGGGCCAGGTTGCGCGCCTCGTTGATCACCAGCAGCGACAGGCTGACCGCCAGCACGAAATCGCCGACGCCGATCCGTCCCTGCCCCCACAGGCGCAGGGCGTAGTACAGCAAGCCGATCTTGAGCACCGCCGCCGCCGAGAACTGAAACCAGCGGATGCGCTCGGAATAGTGGTGCGAGACCAGGATCGCCTGCATCTCGTGCGTCAGATTACGCTCCAGGTTCTCGCGCTCGAAACCCAGGCGCGCGAACAGGCGCGCGCTGGTGAGATTGGTCACCGAATCCACCACCGTGCCGGTGGTCTCGCTGCGCGCGGCCGCGGCCGCCTGCGCATACGGCCGGCAGCGCCGCGCCAGCACGTAGGAGACACCGATGAACAGCACCGCCCAGGCCAGCGCGAACCAGCCGAGCTGGGCATGCGCCTGGAACAGCAGCACAACGGCGACGCTGATGACGATGGCGATGGGCCAGAATTCCGTGATCAGCGCCCACAGGGTCTGCGTCACGCCCAGCGAGGTCTCCGAGATGCGGTGCGCCAGCGCGCCCGCGAAATTGCTGCTGAAGTAACGATAGGAATGATGCTGAAGATAATGGTATATCGTGCGCGTCACCGCCTGGCGCTGGCGCGGCCCGAGCCGGATCTGGATCGCGCCCGCGAGCCGGCCGAAGACCAGCTCGCCGATACAGAACGCGATGAACAGCAGCATGGGTCCCTGCAGGTGGGCGACCACCGCCATCGAGGTCTCCTGCGCCCCGGTCACGCTCTTGATGATGCGCGCGAGCGCGTACGGGATCAGGATGCCGCAGGTGGCGTTCGCGGTCTCGAACGCCAGCATGCCGAAATACCACCAGCGGTACCGGGCGACGAAATACCAGATGAAGCGGAACGGAGTGTCCGGCAATGCGGGCGTGCCGGGCGCGCGCTGAAGAATCTGAATCGCGGGATCCTCGGACGAGGGGAATAGGGACGGCCCATCAGTGCCGTCATGCCAGGTGACGGAATTATAACATCGGCGCGGAGACGGATTTCCCGGACGATTCAGAATCGCTCCTAGCCCCGCCGCGTTGTCACCGGGATGTCAGCGGGCTATCATCCACCTGCCCCGCCGCCGCGTCGACGTCCCGGGCGGACGACCCCGCGACAGGGCGCATTTCCCCCAATTAAATCTGGAGTACGTCCGAATGAAAGCTACTGCAAACTCCCGCCTCCGGCTGCCCCTTGCCCTCGCCTCGACCGTTGCGCTGAGCGGAATCGCCGCGCACGCCGCCGCGGACGGCGACTGGTATCTCGCCCCGGCGCTGAACTACGTCATCACCGACGACGACCGCAGGGCGGACGACGATGTCGGCTTCCAGATCGGGCTCGGCCGGCAACTGAACGAGACCTGGAACCTGGAGGGAAACCTCGAGTTTGACACGCTGGATCGTGAGAACGGCAACAACCGCTTCAAACAGCGCGGTCTCGCCCTCGACGGCCTGTACTTTTTCGACCGCAATCCCGGCTTCGCGCCCTACGCCCTCATCGGCGCCGGCGCGCTGAACACGCGCTTCGCCGGCGAGAAGGGGACGAACCCGATGGTCAATGCAGGCATCGGCTTTATGACAAACGCCTTGAGTGACACCGTTGCGCTGCGCGCGGAGGCGCGTTACCGCTGGGACAAGGATGATGAGAGTATTCCCAGCGAAGACAGCTTCGGCGACTGGGTCATCGGTCTCGGCCTGAGCATCCCGCTGGGCGGCCGCGCAGCGCCTGTCGCGGCGGCAGCCCCGGTGGTCGCCGCGGCGGCGGAACCCGCACCCGCATCCGCGCCGGCAGCGGTACCGGCGGCGCCGGTCGACAGCGATGGCGACGGCGTCGTCGACAGCAACGACTCCTGCCCCAATACCCCGGCCGGCGCCCGTGTCGATGCGCATGGCTGCGAGATGGACAGCGATGGCGACGGCGTGGCGGACAGCATGGACCGCTGCCCGAACACGCCGGCGGGTGCGGAAGTGAATGCGCAGGGTTGCGAACTCGACAGAGACGGCGATGGCGTCGTCGACAGCCAGGACCGCTGCCCCGATACCGCCGCGGATACGAAGGTGGACGTGCGCGGTTGCGAGATCCGGGAAGTCATCGAGCTGCCGGGCGTGACCTTCGAGACCGGCTCGGCGCAGCTGGTCGCCGAATCGACCTCGATCCTCGACGAGGCCGCCGCGACCCTGATCAAGCATCCGGAGATCAAGGCGGAAGTGGCCGGGTATACGGATAACACCGGTCCGCGCGCGTTCAACGTCGATCTCTCGCAGCGGCGCGCCGAGACGGTGATGAAGTATCTCGTCTCCAAAGGCGTCGCGGCCGGCAACCTGGGCGCCCACGGTTATGGTCCCGATCACCCGGTAGCCGACAACGCGACGAAGGACGGCCGCGCCGCCAACCGCCGCGTGGAACTGAGGATCGTCGAATAAGACCGGAGATCAGCCCGGTCGCGAGCGAGCGGGGTGATCTCCGCCGGGCAGGGGGGCGGGGGGCGTTTCCCGGTGATGGCGAAGCGCCACAGGCCGCTAGGATGCCGCACAAGGCGCCCGCCAGTACCGCGACGCCTGCCCGTGCGGAGAGCCCGCCCGGCCGTAAATCGGACCTGGACCGGGACTGATCCAACGCCAGTACCGCTGACGCGGGAAGAATTCTCCCAGGTCGTTCGCCTGAGCCCGCTGGTGTCGATCGACCTCGTGCTGCGCGACGGCACGGGGCGCATGTTGCTCGGCCTGCGCGAAAACCGCCCGGCGCGGCATTTCTGGTTCGTCCCCGGTGGACGCATCGGCAAGAACGAGCGCATCGAGGCCGCGTTCCGCCGCATCAGCCGGATGGAGCTCGGCCGCGAGCTGTCGCCGGAGCACGCGCGCTTCCTCGGCGTGTTCGAACACCTGTACGATGACAACTTCGCCGGCGCGCCCGGCTACGGAACGCACTACATCGTCCTCGCCTACGCCATCGACGCGGCCGGAGACTTCGATCTCCCGGTCGAACAGCACAGCCGCTTTGAATGGATGACGGAGGACGACGTCCTCTGTCGCCCGGACGTACACCCTTACGTCCGGGCGTATTGCGGGCGGTAAGCGGGAACAGGCCCCCTTTTTCAGTCCGACTTGAACCCCACCCGTGCGTGGCTGCCGTCGCAGAACGGCTTGTTGCCGGAGGCGCCGCAGCGGCACAGGTACGCCTCCGCCATGCGCGCCACGACACGGCCGGTACCGCTGACGATCTCGAGGTTGCCCTGCACGCGCAGCGGGCCGTCGGGCAGGGGATCGAACGCGAGCGGACCGTCGCGTTCGGCCAACATCCCGATCCTGTCTGTCGTGGGCGGCTCACCGCTGGCGGAAAATCCGGCCTCGCGGTGTGACCCGTCGCATAATGGCTTGTTCTTCGAGGCTCCGCAGCGGCACAACGTGGCGCGGAAGGTACCCGCCTCGCCGCCGAGTCGCAGATCGCCGCGCACGGCGTAGGGTCCCGCCTCGCGGATGGCGATCAGGTTGACGGGCGGTGGCGTTTCGTCCGGCCCGCCATCCTTGCGCCGGTAACGGATCGCGCCGGACGGACAGAGATGCGCGATCTCGACCACGCGCTCGACCGCCATTGCATCGGGCCGGATCCACGGACCCTTGACGTTGGCGAGAAAGACCTGCGGGGCGCCAGTGACGCAGAACCGCGCATGGATGCACTTCCCACCCTCGAAATACAGCGTGAGATTCTCGCCCTCGACGGATTCCACCTTGCCGGCGGGCGCTGGCGTTGGATCTGCGGATATATCTCTGGACATCGCTTGCCTCCTCCTGGATTGCCGGGAAACGCCCTGTGCATCGACACACCCACCTTCGACGATCGCGTCAGGCCCGGGGGGTCCACTCCGCTGCGGGCCTCGATGAGCCGGTCGAATTCACTATAAGCCCGGAATCCTGATGCCGTAAGCCCCGCCGGATGCTGATGGAATTTTCCTGAAAAGTGGCCATCATGCGGAGCAGCTGAAATATATGGTTGACGTTATATATGGAAATTCATATATAATGCGGCATGCTGACCGATACCCACGCCATTTTCACCGCGCTCGCCCATCCGTTGCGCCTGCGCGCCTTGCTGTTACTGCACGCCCAGGGTGAACTCTGCGTCTGCGAGCTGTGCCACGCGCTCGGGGTATCGCAGCCGATGATTTCGCGCCACCTCGCCCAGCTCCGCGCCTGGGGCATCGTCAGTGACCGGCGCCAGGGATTGTGGA is part of the Gammaproteobacteria bacterium genome and harbors:
- a CDS encoding ABC transporter ATP-binding protein, with protein sequence MLAFETANATCGILIPYALARIIKSVTGAQETSMAVVAHLQGPMLLFIAFCIGELVFGRLAGAIQIRLGPRQRQAVTRTIYHYLQHHSYRYFSSNFAGALAHRISETSLGVTQTLWALITEFWPIAIVISVAVVLLFQAHAQLGWFALAWAVLFIGVSYVLARRCRPYAQAAAAARSETTGTVVDSVTNLTSARLFARLGFERENLERNLTHEMQAILVSHHYSERIRWFQFSAAAVLKIGLLYYALRLWGQGRIGVGDFVLAVSLSLLVINEARNLARRFLEFFEYIGNVSNGVHTIVRAHELVDLPQARPVPIRRGEIEFRAVEFGYTPARKVFDGLSVRIPAGQRVGLVGLSGSGKSSFVSLILRLYDPQAGAILIDGVDIRAMTQDSLHAQLSLIPQDPGLFHRTLRENIRYGRLEASDAEVIEAARQAHAHEFIMQVREGYDSLVGERGVKLSGGQRQRIAIARVILKNAPILILDEATSALDSITEHAIQETLDTAMRGKTVIVVAHRLSTIAHLDRILVFDDGRIAEDGAHSDLLARGGAYYRLWSRQAGGFLPEAIAGEPELRAGGLSGLAAATDTPPVVVLEKPESDDAVIPPQPPA
- a CDS encoding CDGSH iron-sulfur domain-containing protein: MSRDISADPTPAPAGKVESVEGENLTLYFEGGKCIHARFCVTGAPQVFLANVKGPWIRPDAMAVERVVEIAHLCPSGAIRYRRKDGGPDETPPPVNLIAIREAGPYAVRGDLRLGGEAGTFRATLCRCGASKNKPLCDGSHREAGFSASGEPPTTDRIGMLAERDGPLAFDPLPDGPLRVQGNLEIVSGTGRVVARMAEAYLCRCGASGNKPFCDGSHARVGFKSD
- a CDS encoding metalloregulator ArsR/SmtB family transcription factor, whose amino-acid sequence is MLTDTHAIFTALAHPLRLRALLLLHAQGELCVCELCHALGVSQPMISRHLAQLRAWGIVSDRRQGLWIHYRLHPELPAWAMAILDETARGTRRETPFQDDRAALAAMPNRPGAPRCA
- a CDS encoding OmpA family protein — encoded protein: MKATANSRLRLPLALASTVALSGIAAHAAADGDWYLAPALNYVITDDDRRADDDVGFQIGLGRQLNETWNLEGNLEFDTLDRENGNNRFKQRGLALDGLYFFDRNPGFAPYALIGAGALNTRFAGEKGTNPMVNAGIGFMTNALSDTVALRAEARYRWDKDDESIPSEDSFGDWVIGLGLSIPLGGRAAPVAAAAPVVAAAAEPAPASAPAAVPAAPVDSDGDGVVDSNDSCPNTPAGARVDAHGCEMDSDGDGVADSMDRCPNTPAGAEVNAQGCELDRDGDGVVDSQDRCPDTAADTKVDVRGCEIREVIELPGVTFETGSAQLVAESTSILDEAAATLIKHPEIKAEVAGYTDNTGPRAFNVDLSQRRAETVMKYLVSKGVAAGNLGAHGYGPDHPVADNATKDGRAANRRVELRIVE
- a CDS encoding GDP-mannose mannosyl hydrolase; this encodes MAKRHRPLGCRTRRPPVPRRLPVRRARPAVNRTWTGTDPTPVPLTREEFSQVVRLSPLVSIDLVLRDGTGRMLLGLRENRPARHFWFVPGGRIGKNERIEAAFRRISRMELGRELSPEHARFLGVFEHLYDDNFAGAPGYGTHYIVLAYAIDAAGDFDLPVEQHSRFEWMTEDDVLCRPDVHPYVRAYCGR